Proteins from one Abditibacteriota bacterium genomic window:
- a CDS encoding HD domain-containing protein codes for MERLLGEMRLALEGSGFEDKVYIVGGLVRDTLLGREAADPDFMIDGDPAAVCRLLAEKGFGDRPSYLPEFYSAKLCRGNVLIEMTGGRAEIYTPGSRRPATRPAPLEEDAFRRDFTVNALYRHLFSGEILDPTGMGLADLQAGVLRTPIDPGESFRQDPLRILRGIRFAAQLDMELSPGTARAAAEAAGETDTLSADRRREELTRLLLLPDPCKGLRLLAELGIMPHLLPGLEKLAGYTSRPGSDVWEHTLRVVRGVKAEPALRYSALLHDISKPRVAKTLPDGSLSFPGHAAASAEMARELLSGLGMPAHVIHRVCRLIEEHNCFFKCSGDRDFRYLIHKNRDVIPELLRLMKSDKLAAAGGPERLEAMLKTYDRLRTPDLLQKELSPLSGEELRRDFGLTGKSAGRAKALLRESVLRGSLSGGDREEAKRLVAKSLEEGSL; via the coding sequence ATGGAAAGACTATTAGGGGAAATGCGCCTGGCTCTGGAGGGCTCGGGCTTCGAAGACAAGGTCTATATCGTAGGGGGCCTGGTGCGGGACACTCTGTTGGGCAGAGAGGCTGCCGACCCGGACTTTATGATAGACGGAGACCCGGCTGCCGTGTGCCGTCTGCTGGCAGAAAAGGGCTTTGGCGACAGACCCTCCTATCTGCCGGAGTTTTACTCGGCCAAGCTCTGCAGGGGGAACGTGTTGATAGAGATGACCGGCGGACGGGCGGAGATATACACCCCCGGCAGCCGCAGGCCGGCCACCCGGCCGGCGCCTCTTGAAGAAGACGCCTTTCGACGGGATTTCACAGTAAACGCCCTGTATCGGCATCTGTTTTCCGGAGAGATACTGGACCCTACGGGCATGGGGCTTGCAGACCTGCAGGCAGGGGTGCTGCGGACCCCCATAGACCCCGGGGAGTCCTTTCGTCAGGACCCCCTGAGGATACTGAGGGGGATCAGGTTTGCCGCGCAGCTGGATATGGAGCTAAGTCCCGGGACTGCCCGGGCGGCGGCAGAGGCCGCCGGCGAAACGGATACCCTGTCGGCGGACCGGAGGAGGGAAGAGCTCACCCGTCTGCTGCTGCTCCCGGACCCCTGCAAAGGGCTCAGGCTCCTTGCAGAGCTGGGGATAATGCCCCATCTGCTGCCGGGCCTGGAGAAGCTGGCGGGCTATACGTCCCGGCCCGGCTCCGACGTGTGGGAGCACACGCTGAGGGTGGTCCGGGGAGTGAAGGCTGAGCCCGCTCTGAGATACTCAGCTCTCCTGCACGACATATCCAAGCCCCGGGTGGCAAAGACCCTGCCGGACGGCAGCCTGTCCTTTCCCGGTCACGCCGCCGCTTCTGCGGAAATGGCCCGGGAGCTGCTCTCAGGGCTGGGTATGCCCGCCCACGTCATACACCGGGTCTGCCGGCTCATAGAGGAGCACAATTGCTTTTTCAAGTGCTCCGGAGACAGGGACTTCCGGTATCTGATACACAAGAACCGGGACGTCATACCGGAGCTGCTGCGCCTCATGAAGTCGGACAAGCTGGCGGCTGCCGGCGGGCCTGAGCGTCTGGAGGCTATGCTGAAGACCTATGACCGTCTCCGGACGCCGGACCTGCTGCAAAAGGAGCTGTCGCCCCTGTCGGGTGAAGAGCTGCGGCGGGACTTCGGACTCACGGGCAAAAGCGCCGGCAGAGCCAAGGCGCTGCTGAGAGAAAGCGTGCTGCGGGGCAGCCTGTCGGGAGGCGACAGGGAAGAGGCAAAACGATTGGTGGCAAAGAGCCTTGAGGAGGGATCGCTGTGA